In a genomic window of Pieris brassicae chromosome 7, ilPieBrab1.1, whole genome shotgun sequence:
- the LOC123712549 gene encoding zinc finger and BTB domain-containing protein 14-like, whose product MNNAPQFSLRWNNYVSHVTEAFNILRFENDLVDVTLCCDGGKIKAHKMLLSACSNYFKQIFKENPCQHPVIIFRNFKYEDLNAIINFMYHGEVNIFQEQLESFLITAELLEVKGLTDNLEDESYKNQIRINDSVSLDLTSKSKPESIVQNTSEEPINLATLQPTREDNLPMNAPFVVVEHDNMIDLQLDSNKDSNTSQSKPSGSSDEMHVDNQSNSAEDLQEKTTSETDLAKFRCQLCPKGFKHPTSLTLHKDSHAGKTQCPVCRRSFSRSYDMRSHLQRIHQGKQLTIKEIRYKNSNDSVAAKQFTHNI is encoded by the exons ATAATGCACCCCAATTTTCGTTACGGTGGAATAACTATGTTAGCCACGTTACAGAAGCTTTTAATATACTAAGATTTGAAAATGATTTGGTGGACGTTACCTTATGTTGTGATGGTGGAAAAATAAAAGCACACAAAATGCTTTTATCAGCctgtagtaattattttaaacagatatttaaagaaaacccATGTCAGCATCCTGTGATTATATTTAGGAACTTCAAATATGAAGATCTTAAcgcaattataaattttatgtaccATGGTGAAGTCAATATATTTCAAGAGCAATTAGAATCATTTCTTATTACTGCTGAACTTTTGGAAGTTAAAGGACTGACTGATAATTTAGAAGATGAATCCTATAAAAACCAGATAAGAATAAATGACAGTGTTTCATTAGATTTGACTTCAAAATCCAAACCAGAATCCATAGTACAAAATACTTCAGAAGAACCTATAAATTTGGCTACGTTGCAACCTACCAGGGAAGACAATTTGCCTATGAATGCTCCATTTGTTGTAGTGGAACACGATAATATGATTGATTTACAACTGGACTCAAATAAAGATAGCAATACATCACAATCAAAGCCTTCTGGATCATCTGATGAAATGCATGTTGATAATCAATCTAACTCGGCTGAGGATTTGCAAGAAAAAACTACTTCAG AAACAGATTTAGCCAAGTTCCGCTGTCAACTATGTCCCAAAGGTTTTAAACATCCAACATCTTTAACACTCCACAAAGATTCACATGCTGGTAAAACACAATGCCCTGTATGCCGTCGGTCATTTTCTAGGTCTTATGACATGAGGAGCCACCTTCAAAGAATTCATCAAGGAAAGCAGCTTACTATAAAGGAGATAAGATACAAAAATTCTAATGATAGTGTTGCAGCCAAACAGTTTACgcataatatttag